The sequence CTGGAAAAATTCTAttcctgtattctttttcttcttattaattaattaattatttatttatttttggttgcattgggtaggttgctgtgtgtgggctttctctagttgcagtgagcggggctactcttctttgaggtgagtgggcttctcattgtggtggcttctcttgttgtggcgcacgggctctaggcgcacaaacttcagtagttgtggcacgtgggctcagtagttgtggctcacaggctctagaacacaggctcagtagttgtggcgcatgggcttagttgctccacggcatgtgagatcttcctggaccagggcttgaacccatgtcccctgcattggcaggcgcattcttaaccactgtgccaccagggaagccctattcctgtATTCTTTAGATAATTcaataaaacacaataaatggGGTGGGTGTTCCtataaagggaaatgaaaatattggCAGGACTACAGTTAGACACATGCAGCCTTTTAGGTGAAAAAAAGTTGGCTCAGTTTTTCTTAAACACTCATTAAAATGCAATGGCTCTCAACCTCAGCTGAACACTGGAATTActtggagagctttaaaaaacatTGATGCTTGGGTCCCACGCCCCCAAAATCAGATTTAATTGGCATGGGGTGTGACCTGGTAATTCTAATGTGGAGAAATGTATAAGACCCTCTGCTTGGCACTGTCCCATGGAAAAAGAGTGGTGAAAGGAGAGGGAAATACACTCCTCCCAGGGCACAAGAGCCCAGTGTGTAGGGCAGTAAAACATCAGAGCCAGAGACAAGGGAAATGTAAGGTGTAATCCCCAAAAGGCAACTTCAGGATTCACAAAAGGGCCTCAGGGCCATAGCTGTCATTTGACGAACACCTCaccatgtgttttatttttttttaatatatttatttttttaataaatttatttatttatttgttggtttgcttttggctgcattgggtgtttgttgctgcacgtgggctttctctattgacaagcgagggctactcttcgttgtggtgcgtgggcttctcattgtggtggcttctcttgttgaggagcacaggctctaggcacgtgggcttcagtagttgtggcacacgggctcagcagttgtggcacgtgggctcagtagttgtggctcatgggctgagttgctccgcagcatgtgcgatcttcccggaccagggctcgaacccatgtcccctgtactggcaggtggatacttaaccactgtgccaccagggaagtccctcaccatGTGTTTTATCCTTCAGCACCCGCCAGTCCAGGACATTAGGACTGAAGGTCCCACCAGCATAGATAGTGCTAATCTCTTCTGGTGATAACACATAGTCCCACATGTTCACATCTCCAGTGTCTCCCACCAAAGACTGTTTTTTTATCAAAGCCCCCAGCAAATGTGtcctgctcctgcctcaggacgAAGCTTGCCTCTGTCTCCAAAGAGTATCCCCTCTTCATACTCCTCCTCACCATGGGCTTCCCATCCACCCAGAGCTCTGTAATCCCTGAGGTAGACTCCCAGGTCACACAGAAGTGCATTGGTACAGGATAACTCTCAGGAGGCTTGAAAAAGACATCAGCTCCACCCACGGATACACTGTATGCAGCAGTCTTTCCCTTGAAGAGGAGGATCTCATTATATTGTTGCTTTGTGGCATAAGAGAAGAGGCTATCGTTGTGGGTCAGATCGGTATAGACATGCAGGCACACGGTCAAGGCCTTAAGTGGCTTCGTTAGCTGTGCAGTCAGCGTCACAACGGAATTATCCGACTCTTTGGGGAACACAGACCTTTGTGTGCATATCTGTAGCATAAAAAAACAGAGAGGGGAAATGTCAGCagcagagtttttttaaaaaacaaaactcaactgagtaaatttaaaGATCTAATTGTCGTTATTCAATGACTCATGAAGTGGGCAGCATCCcgtctagcagatagaaaggaactttgaagagctgtacaaaatgaaagccTTTTATAGACAGAAGAGGGTGGGAAGAGGAAGTTCCTAGAAAAGAGTGGATTATTTCAGGCAAGGTCACCTTCCTATAGGGAAAGAAAGGGGTCTTATTGGGTGGATTACCTCATTAGAGAGGCCAGGTAATTTCACACTGACAGCTTAAAAGCCACATTCCTGGGAGAGGTGAAACTGCAATTAGGTTAGGTATTGCATCTTGGCTCGCTAACATGGGACTTgacacaagtgactccattttagGTCAGTTGTCTCTTTTTGTAAACGATTCCCCCCTTTTCATCAACCTGAGATATCTCCAGCTGGTGTGCAGGACCAGAAGCCAAATGAGTCTTCTTTGACTGTGAGATGTGTACCTAAGGTTCAAGTCCCTGGTTTTTGGCTGTCATTTGGGTAGTGAGGAGGACCGTGAGTCCCTTCCAAAGAGATTTAAGGGCAGTCTTTGTTCTTGGTGATTCCAaatcaggatgggagaaaattgAAACATTCATTTGCAGATTCATAGCCAAATTCTTAAGGAAAATAGAAGAATTCAGCACCCAGTCCAATTTGCAGATATATGACAAAACCTCAGGGACAATCAACAGGATGAGAATTTAATATCTACAAAGGTGCACACATAACTTTTCTCTCTAAAATcaccccatttttaaaaatcaaagataacCACAGTGAAActaatttatttgtattaaacTTGGCctaattatttacataaatgcAGCAAGAATAGTGATTGACCATATAAGCTCTTTGGAAGACTGCTCCATTGGAACCTTGTAAGTAAAGTACCAAGCTAATTTTTCCAAGGGGCTTTACTGACTCCAGAAAGTCAACCTTAGTTCCTTAAAAGTGTCTGGTCATATCCGAGTCTATGCACATCTCCCTCAAATATGACATTTCTGTCAAAGCCTCAGTAGTATAACCAGTGTTTCCACTTGTATACTGTTACaaggagaacagattcttattgaaTTTATGTAAATGACTAACTATGATGccatgaaaagaatatttaagaattttcaaatttgcaagaaatcaggtagagagaaaaagtaaatgtttcatctttgtttacaaaGGTATACTTTGCCAAATTGCTTTAAGTCATAGATAGCTTAAGAAAAAAAGGTTTCCTGaaatctggagaaaaaaatattaagaaaactgcaatatttcaaacaaaacaaTTATAATCATCTTCCTTAATTCCTTCAGTCCCCTGTAATTAATATTTGTTTGCTTGAATCCAGTTTTTCCATTAGCTCTGTAAATTTTTACTCAATTTAGTTTTATGATGTTAAAGCTACAAGAAACCTGCACGTGTCAAAGTCCTTTCCAATAATCTTTTTGAAGATGAAGCACATTTGCAGAAACACTTCTGCAAAAGCATCTGAGTAAAAAAATAactgtctggggacttccctggtggcgcagtggttgagagtcagcctgccgatgcaggggacacaggttcatgccccggtccaggaagatcccacatgccgcggagtggctgggctcgtgagccatggccactgggcctgcgtgtccggagcctgtgctctgcaacaggagaggccacaacagtgagagacccgcgtaccgcaaaaaaaaaaaaaaaaaaatctgttgagaGCTCATTATAATGGAACTGACaaggaaatttggttatttctgtgacatacaaTGTTTTAAGATAAGActggaattatgactgataatCATTACACCAGGATATGTCAGATTTCTAGGAATtctcaaaattttataaaatttatagcaTATGCAAATACAACATAAAGGCGGCTTAGTATTACTTCTTCTTTGACAATGCTtccaatataatttaatatatcaaATAAGCCTAATTTGTTTAAcatctcctttttataaggagagagaaCAAGTGTTTTGAGATTTTCCAGGGGTCCTCTGGAATATCTCAAAGTTACTTTGAGGTCAAAAtgacttcatttagaatttgatttacaggaagtttgtcaaaaatattgaaagattgTAAAGCCcttggtcaaataggatcataggtcaTTGCAAAACAATACTTAGTTATACATTTAACCATAATGACAATTAAAGACTTCAAAGGAAAATACAGAAGGTTAAATAGTTGTAAAGGAAAATGTAGCTCTTTTAATAGAGAAGACTCAGCTTTCTTAACTAATCAAAAGACGCGATAAGGACagcacaggagggcttccctggtggtgcagtggttgagagtccgcctgccgatacaggggacatgggttcgtgccccggtctgggaagatcccacatgccgtggagtggctaggcagctgagcctgcgcgtctggaacctgtgctctgcaaaaaaaaagatagcacagGAAGTTATTTTGACAAGACACAAAATCTTTGCTTTCTAGGCAAATTACttgaagtaagaaaaaaaaacttttacaaaaCTTTTACAATCTCTTATCAAGAGCACACCAAtagttcaataaaactttattgttttcacagagagaaaagcagattCTAATTTTATACCTGCttccttttaatattaaaatttattcactcaattaaattcatttccattttagtCAGTCTTGACCATGCATAAAACCCCTTACCAAAGATTCCTTTTCCACAAACCTTCTACAACTTTCTTCTTTACATTCATATTTTGTCCTGTGTTTTTTCCCTCTCCCATTCTGAAATAAGCAGTCTCTCTTTAGGacaaaattactttattttcattcaacaaaatgcTTTTTCATTCCTCATATCTTCttttactgaaaacacacatcTTCTTTTCTTTACATATGGAGATATTCAtctcattatttctgtttttaacccttagaaaatttaagatttagtgaaataaagaagtaaatagtTGTGAACTGTCTTTTACTTTAGCATTTTGTGGCTTGGCAAATgtataaatactttttattgtttttagaaataTCTGCTTTTTCATAGTAAATTTCTCAGTGTGGCACAAAACATGTTTAATAGAACCAAACATATTTAGCTCCtctgtaaaaggaagccaaaaGTGGATAAACCTgtgttcagtaattaatgtttcagtattttatcttatttggaaatgatctaaatatttaatgattGTCCATAATTTAGTTTAACCTAGCAAAACTTTAAGGTGTTAGTTTACCAAAAAGATTTggggaaatgattttatttttcttaaaaaaatttttttttggtatttttaaatttttttattttaaaaaattttttgtgggaaaactattttaaaagttcaccTAAAAACTTTTTTCCCACTTACATCTATTTAATTCACTTGTTCTCAACAGTTTGTTTACTCATGAAAATTTCATCATACCAAGTTATTtctcttgctgacaaattttgaAACAGAGATGACATGAACTTATTTGACTAGTAAACCCAGGTAGAATAAAAGTTGTAggtttgcattatttttaatgttggtAACTCTAAAGATATAACTCTGTAGAcattttaattaaaccaacaagctcaaattatcattaatattcaatattttccCAGATTGTGTGAACTTGAAAAGCATTTGGGTCAGTTTCTATTATATTACtgaaaattttagaaacactttATTTAAGTGCCTaattttctttaagccaattaaatagtgCTCTTTTACAGATTAATTTTTGGCAATATTATCCATAGGTAGAAAAATACCATACATCCACAGCACAAATATATAGAGAGACACACATAAGTGACAGAGGCAAACAGAGACTTTATagctttcattttaatattactGCCACTATTCAGGTACA comes from Delphinus delphis chromosome 1, mDelDel1.2, whole genome shotgun sequence and encodes:
- the CRP gene encoding LOW QUALITY PROTEIN: C-reactive protein (The sequence of the model RefSeq protein was modified relative to this genomic sequence to represent the inferred CDS: deleted 1 base in 1 codon); protein product: MEKLSLCFLVIISLPSAFSQTALSKKKSVFPKESDNSVVTLTAQLTKPLKALTVCLHVYTDLTHNDSLFSYATKQQYNEILLFKGKTAAYSVSVGGADVFFKPPESYPVPMHFCVTWESTSGITELWVDGKPMVRRSMKRGYSLETEASFVLRQEQDTFAGGFDKKQSLVGDTGDVNMWDYVLSPEEISTIYAGGTFSPNVLDWRVLKDKTHGEGLPWWHSG